One window of the Eucalyptus grandis isolate ANBG69807.140 chromosome 6, ASM1654582v1, whole genome shotgun sequence genome contains the following:
- the LOC104448800 gene encoding protein SHI RELATED SEQUENCE 1 — translation MAEVFFLSQLAPPSAHQDQEPVEDTNTLLHGPSNHHQEAEEEQEILQLWPQSQWYHQPHHHQSADGFFSLGAGPSSRSPELLTMMMRHGGEGGGGGGGINCQDCGNQAKKDCVHLRCRTCCKSRGFECPTHVKSTWVPAAKRRERQQHLATAAVMHHHQQQQPLRQEQPFQLDHYFKRQRDGEVAAAPPFPIATSGLEVGQALPPEINSSAVFRCLRVSAMDDTDEEFAYQTAVNIGGHVFRGILYDQGPESRFSSAGESSSGGGGGSHQPLNLITAAPGSTSAAATTAAATGNLATTLLDPSIYATPLNAFMAGTQFFPPPR, via the exons ATGGCTGAGGTTTTCTTTTTAAGCCAGCTAGCACCCCCGTCAGCTCACCAGGATCAAGAACCGGTGGAGGATACGAACACCCTCTTGCACGGGCCGTCCAACCACCAtcaggaggcggaggaggagcaggagatCTTGCAGCTATGGCCGCAGAGCCAGTGGTATCACCAGCCCCACCACCATCAGAGCGCGGACGGCTTCTTTTCGCTTGGAGCAGGCCCTAGTTCGCGATCTCCGGAGCTACtgacgatgatgatgaggcacggaggagaaggaggaggaggaggaggagggataAATTGCCAAGATTGCGGGAATCAAGCCAAGAAGGACTGTGTCCACTTGAGGTGCAGGACTTGCTGCAAGAGCCGAGGGTTCGAATGCCCGACCCACGTCAAGAGCACGTGGGTCCCTGCCGCCAAGCGCCGCGAGCGGCAGCAGCacctcgccaccgccgccgtcatGCACCACCACCAGCAGCAACAGCCGCTGCGGCAAGAGCAGCCGTTTCAGCTCGACCATTATTTCAAGAGGCAGAGAGACGGCGAAGTCGCCGCTGCCCCGCCGTTCCCCATCGCTACCTCGG GGTTGGAAGTGGGACAGGCACTCCCTCCGGAGATCAATTCATCCGCCGTTTTCCGATGCCTGAGAGTAAGCGCAATGGATGACACCGACGAGGAGTTCGCTTATCAAACGGCTGTCAATATTGGAGGGCATGTTTTTAGGGGGATTCTCTATGATCAAGGGCCCGAGAGCCGCTTCAGTTCGGCAGGTGAGAGTTCTTCTGGTGGCGGCGGTGGATCTCATCAGCCTCTTAATCTGATAACAGCCGCGCCAGGCTCCACCTCTGCTGCAGCCACAACCGCCGCTGCCACAGGCAACCTGGCCACCACATTGCTGGACCCTTCGATTTATGCGACTCCACTCAATGCTTTCATGGCCGGCACGCAATTCTTCCCGCCCCCAAGGTAA